Proteins from one Mesotoga infera genomic window:
- a CDS encoding Mrp/NBP35 family ATP-binding protein: MNSEEMAQTMQKITDNVKTIKNKTLVMSGKGGVGKSTVAVNLALALADEGYKTGLMDIDLHGPNVSRMVGLKKSPQVVEEQIFPPEVLPNLKVMSISSFIEEDAPVVWRGPMKTTAIYQFLGDVIWGELDFLVIDSPPGTGDEPLTILQTLIDVGALIVTTPQEVAIQDVKRAINLVKTMHRKILGLVENMSYLTCPKCGERIDLFGSGGGKRLSESFSIPLLASLPFDPRLVGLADNGQGIVTHMRGSQLEKAYRSMIYNLLQRVK, from the coding sequence TTGAACTCAGAAGAAATGGCACAGACAATGCAAAAGATAACTGATAACGTCAAAACCATAAAGAACAAGACCCTAGTCATGTCGGGAAAAGGCGGAGTGGGAAAATCCACAGTGGCGGTGAACCTGGCACTCGCACTCGCAGATGAAGGGTACAAGACCGGATTGATGGACATCGATCTGCACGGCCCCAACGTTTCGAGAATGGTCGGTCTGAAGAAGAGTCCGCAAGTCGTGGAGGAGCAGATCTTTCCGCCAGAAGTTCTTCCAAACCTCAAAGTCATGAGTATCTCCAGCTTCATCGAAGAGGATGCGCCGGTGGTCTGGAGAGGTCCCATGAAGACCACGGCTATTTACCAGTTCCTCGGAGATGTTATCTGGGGTGAACTGGATTTTCTGGTCATAGATTCTCCTCCTGGTACCGGTGATGAACCGCTCACCATTCTTCAGACTCTCATCGATGTAGGCGCCCTCATAGTGACAACCCCACAGGAGGTTGCCATCCAGGATGTCAAGAGAGCGATCAATCTAGTCAAAACCATGCACAGAAAGATTCTTGGACTGGTGGAGAATATGTCCTATCTCACCTGTCCAAAATGCGGCGAAAGAATAGACCTTTTCGGAAGTGGTGGCGGTAAAAGGCTCTCAGAGAGCTTCTCCATTCCACTTCTGGCAAGTCTCCCTTTTGACCCGAGACTGGTGGGACTGGCCGACAACGGCCAGGGAATAGTGACACATATGAGAGGCTCCCAACTGGAGAAAGCCTACAGGAGTATGATCTACAATCTCTTGCAGAGGGTGAAATAG
- a CDS encoding OsmC family protein, with amino-acid sequence MDYVVKRIGKMAFYARTPSGHDIHMDAKETSGGDGSAPTPMETVLAALMGCTSMDIVAILNKMKVEDYKYWISANCEYAQEHPRVFTKIGLIYHFAGKDLPKDKIEKAVSLSQDRYCSVSAMLKKAVDITFKIEYEEDET; translated from the coding sequence ATGGACTATGTAGTGAAACGGATCGGGAAGATGGCCTTCTATGCGAGGACTCCATCGGGGCACGACATTCATATGGACGCGAAAGAGACCTCTGGCGGTGACGGTTCAGCCCCGACACCGATGGAAACGGTGCTGGCCGCTTTGATGGGCTGTACTTCGATGGATATTGTGGCTATTCTGAACAAGATGAAGGTGGAGGATTACAAATACTGGATATCGGCCAATTGCGAGTATGCACAGGAACATCCGAGAGTCTTCACGAAAATCGGGCTAATTTACCACTTCGCCGGCAAAGATCTGCCAAAAGACAAAATCGAGAAAGCCGTGAGCCTTTCGCAGGACAGGTATTGTTCGGTATCGGCCATGCTCAAGAAGGCTGTCGACATCACCTTTAAAATCGAATACGAGGAGGATGAAACTTGA
- the rplT gene encoding 50S ribosomal protein L20, with product MRVKGGVNSKKKKIKYLKAARGYRGALSRRYRLAKQYYIRSGVYAYAGRKIKKRDFRKLWITRINAGARMAGTKYNDLIHGLKIAGVNINRKMLADLAVNDFDTFKDYCELAKSTLAGK from the coding sequence ATGCGAGTAAAAGGTGGAGTCAATTCTAAGAAAAAGAAGATAAAGTACCTGAAAGCCGCGCGCGGTTACAGGGGAGCTCTCAGCAGAAGGTACAGGCTGGCCAAACAGTATTACATTAGATCCGGAGTTTACGCCTACGCTGGAAGAAAGATAAAGAAAAGAGATTTTAGAAAACTCTGGATAACAAGAATAAACGCCGGAGCGAGAATGGCCGGTACGAAATACAACGATCTCATCCATGGCCTGAAGATAGCCGGAGTCAATATAAACAGAAAGATGCTGGCCGACCTGGCGGTGAACGATTTCGACACTTTCAAAGACTATTGCGAACTGGCCAAATCTACTTTGGCCGGAAAATGA
- the rpmI gene encoding 50S ribosomal protein L35 — protein MSNKVKMKTHRASAKRFKITGSGKIMRNHSGTGHNTGKKSESNRREARNWTVVEGGYEKKVKKSLGI, from the coding sequence ATGAGCAACAAAGTAAAGATGAAGACGCATAGGGCGAGTGCCAAAAGGTTCAAAATAACGGGCAGTGGCAAGATCATGAGAAACCATTCCGGTACTGGTCATAACACTGGCAAGAAGAGCGAGAGCAACCGACGTGAAGCCAGAAACTGGACGGTTGTCGAAGGCGGCTACGAAAAGAAAGTCAAGAAAAGCCTGGGCATTTGA
- the infC gene encoding translation initiation factor IF-3, with protein sequence MARTVRLVDVNGEQLGVVTTTEALKIAREKNLDLVLVSPAANPPVARIMDYGKYKYEKDKRKKEAKKKTKQTQLKEMKFRIRIDEHDFQTKTNRIQEFLEKGNKVRVVIMFRGREIVFSDKGKEILNRVSTQLQQISDVDRPPKLEGRDMWMILKPKAAPQGGKENEQQSKDEDA encoded by the coding sequence GTGGCCAGAACAGTTAGACTAGTCGATGTTAATGGCGAACAACTGGGCGTAGTCACTACGACAGAAGCCCTGAAGATAGCCAGGGAGAAGAACCTGGATCTGGTTCTGGTTTCTCCAGCCGCCAATCCTCCGGTGGCAAGGATAATGGATTACGGAAAGTACAAGTACGAAAAAGACAAGAGGAAAAAGGAAGCCAAAAAGAAGACCAAGCAGACACAGCTTAAAGAGATGAAGTTCAGGATAAGGATCGACGAGCACGACTTCCAGACAAAGACGAACAGGATACAGGAGTTCCTTGAAAAAGGAAACAAGGTAAGGGTAGTCATAATGTTCAGGGGAAGGGAGATCGTCTTTTCAGATAAAGGGAAGGAAATCCTCAACAGAGTTTCGACCCAGCTCCAGCAGATTTCCGATGTCGATAGACCTCCAAAACTGGAGGGAAGAGATATGTGGATGATACTCAAGCCAAAGGCAGCTCCTCAAGGAGGTAAAGAGAATGAGCAACAAAGTAAAGATGAAGACGCATAG
- a CDS encoding carbon-nitrogen hydrolase family protein gives MGKEKRIRIGVVQFNSKTDEPGENLEKAVNYIENLVEEEVDLVLLPEMFNSGYGTDEVVIKNAIEMQEETIETLSALSDYNDVVIVGGMVNKAGEDLYNSSVIMLPYNEPVYYNKTHLFRNEKNVFKPGNALKSFDFAGVKFGILMCYEIGFPEISRKLSREGAQVLLVPFAFGKERREIYEIATRARAIENGCFLAAASQSGRCPSMELVGESRIVSPSGEIICDCGKGEGFCLADLDIHQVERYRYKESGNSHGYFANLREDLYR, from the coding sequence ATGGGTAAAGAAAAGAGAATAAGAATCGGAGTAGTTCAATTCAACTCGAAGACAGACGAACCTGGTGAAAACCTCGAAAAAGCCGTCAACTACATCGAGAATCTCGTGGAAGAAGAAGTGGATCTCGTACTTCTGCCGGAGATGTTCAACAGCGGTTACGGGACTGACGAGGTAGTCATTAAGAACGCCATCGAGATGCAGGAAGAAACCATAGAAACGCTCTCGGCTCTTTCCGATTACAACGACGTAGTCATAGTCGGTGGCATGGTCAACAAGGCTGGAGAGGACCTCTACAACTCTTCCGTGATAATGCTTCCCTACAACGAACCTGTATATTACAACAAGACGCACCTCTTTCGTAACGAGAAAAACGTCTTCAAACCCGGTAATGCACTGAAGAGCTTCGACTTCGCGGGGGTGAAATTCGGGATACTCATGTGCTACGAGATCGGTTTCCCCGAGATATCCAGAAAGCTTTCCAGAGAAGGTGCACAGGTGTTGCTAGTCCCATTCGCCTTCGGCAAAGAGAGGAGAGAGATCTATGAAATCGCGACGCGTGCCAGAGCCATTGAAAATGGTTGTTTTCTCGCGGCGGCAAGTCAGAGTGGCAGATGTCCTTCCATGGAGTTGGTTGGAGAGAGCAGAATCGTTTCGCCTTCGGGCGAGATAATATGTGATTGCGGAAAGGGCGAAGGATTCTGTCTGGCAGATCTCGACATCCATCAGGTGGAAAGGTACAGGTACAAAGAGTCCGGTAACTCTCACGGGTACTTCGCGAACTTGAGAGAGGACCTTTACCGTTGA
- a CDS encoding tetratricopeptide repeat protein has protein sequence MRKLIIFLIVLGSTIFAFSTDFETLLGEFVQIRSMQDSEQMSEFIVKVEKEDLNDYKILTLLADCQREYANWIEDKKTREAHYKTARELAEKAIKLNPNYGMAYYVKGASIGQLAQMAGIIQSMFLITDFDKSIDKAMELMPESPFPFIAKGMRDRDTPWPYRDYNKSEERFLKAIENDPAYINSYYELALLYEIWKKKDLAAQYYRKVVEMELQPDFIVQGQESKEKAQKWLTENGY, from the coding sequence ATGAGGAAACTAATAATTTTTCTGATTGTTTTGGGGAGTACCATTTTCGCTTTTTCCACCGATTTTGAAACTCTGCTCGGGGAGTTTGTACAGATCAGATCGATGCAAGATTCGGAACAGATGTCCGAATTCATAGTAAAAGTTGAAAAAGAGGATTTGAACGACTACAAAATATTAACACTTTTGGCCGATTGCCAAAGGGAATACGCGAATTGGATAGAGGACAAGAAGACCAGGGAGGCCCACTACAAGACAGCACGGGAACTCGCGGAAAAGGCTATAAAGCTGAACCCTAATTACGGTATGGCTTATTATGTAAAAGGAGCCTCGATAGGTCAGCTTGCACAGATGGCAGGGATTATTCAATCGATGTTTTTGATAACCGATTTCGATAAGAGCATCGACAAGGCGATGGAACTGATGCCAGAAAGCCCCTTCCCGTTCATAGCCAAAGGCATGAGAGACAGAGATACACCCTGGCCGTACAGAGACTACAACAAATCCGAAGAAAGGTTTTTGAAAGCGATTGAGAACGATCCGGCATATATTAACTCCTATTACGAGCTCGCGCTTCTTTACGAAATCTGGAAGAAAAAAGACCTGGCCGCCCAGTATTACAGAAAGGTCGTCGAAATGGAGCTTCAGCCAGATTTCATCGTTCAGGGCCAGGAATCTAAGGAAAAGGCACAGAAGTGGTTGACGGAAAACGGATACTGA
- the thiI gene encoding tRNA uracil 4-sulfurtransferase ThiI, whose protein sequence is MDKFIVVRYGEIALKQGNRKMFEKTLTGNIKRQIGKSTVQRIRGRIIVTVSPEKLSEAEMAIKRTSGVQNYSLGSWTTYDINDIFSTSIELAKAEMMKGRRTFKVETRRLDKRFPIKSIELNPLVGEKILEAIPEVSVDIHNPQFVVEIEIRDEGVLISSGKTQAIGGLPVGVSGRALLFLSGGIDSPVAGWLAQKRGLSIDAIHFSSPPYTGEMAFEKVLSLAKRLSLFNGGRMLKFYSVHFTQAQMAIHRHVQERYSLVCQRRLMMRIADRIADKTHIKAMVTGENLGQVASQTLENMAVIAEPTDKLVLRPLITYDKIETISIARAIETFEISILPYEDCCTIFVPSSPVTKARMIDIQRVEAGLDFDEIVREALNRSQVYRIRNGDVLEVEKLELSEEAC, encoded by the coding sequence GTGGATAAATTCATCGTCGTCAGATACGGTGAAATAGCCTTAAAGCAGGGAAACAGAAAGATGTTCGAAAAGACTCTGACCGGCAATATAAAGAGGCAGATCGGAAAATCAACCGTACAGAGAATCAGGGGCAGAATAATCGTCACCGTATCCCCTGAAAAACTGTCAGAGGCCGAAATGGCTATAAAGAGAACCTCCGGTGTTCAGAATTACAGCCTTGGATCCTGGACTACGTACGATATAAACGACATATTCTCCACATCGATAGAGCTCGCTAAGGCCGAGATGATGAAAGGGCGCAGGACCTTCAAAGTCGAAACCAGAAGGCTAGACAAGAGGTTTCCCATCAAGAGCATCGAATTGAATCCTCTCGTCGGAGAGAAGATTCTCGAAGCTATCCCCGAAGTTTCCGTAGATATACACAATCCGCAGTTTGTTGTAGAGATAGAGATAAGGGATGAAGGTGTGCTCATTTCCAGCGGCAAAACACAGGCGATCGGTGGACTACCGGTTGGCGTTAGCGGAAGGGCTTTGCTCTTTCTCTCCGGTGGTATAGACAGCCCGGTCGCCGGATGGCTAGCCCAGAAGAGGGGTCTAAGCATAGATGCTATACATTTCTCTAGTCCTCCTTACACGGGGGAAATGGCCTTCGAAAAGGTTCTCTCCCTTGCAAAAAGGCTCTCTCTCTTCAACGGCGGTAGAATGTTGAAATTCTACAGCGTTCACTTCACTCAAGCCCAAATGGCTATTCACAGGCATGTACAGGAGAGGTACAGTCTGGTTTGTCAGAGAAGGCTCATGATGAGAATAGCCGACAGAATCGCCGACAAGACTCATATCAAGGCTATGGTCACGGGGGAGAATCTCGGTCAAGTCGCCAGTCAAACTCTGGAGAACATGGCCGTGATAGCCGAACCGACCGACAAACTTGTGTTGAGACCGCTGATCACTTACGATAAAATTGAGACGATCTCTATAGCTCGTGCCATCGAAACCTTCGAGATCTCTATACTACCTTACGAAGATTGCTGTACGATCTTCGTTCCATCGAGTCCTGTCACCAAGGCCAGAATGATAGATATTCAAAGAGTCGAGGCCGGGCTCGATTTCGATGAGATCGTTCGGGAGGCTTTAAATCGATCGCAGGTCTATAGGATCAGGAATGGAGATGTCCTGGAGGTCGAAAAACTTGAGCTTTCTGAAGAAGCTTGTTAG
- a CDS encoding lysophospholipid acyltransferase family protein, translated as MSFLKKLVSLLITLWIAIIGVLYICVYGGLVIIIGSLIGKYKGKKWKKRFISREVSRFGRAAFILSGSRVTVQGKENVPEDGPMVIAANHQSAFDIPLIPGYVYPGISFIAKKELSKVPGISWFIKALDGVYIDRGNKLQTAGAMRKILKILKEDGTILLFPEGTRSESGELGEFKEGSLSIPFKLGVDVLPVALDGTEKLMKKNGYLITPSRINLSIAGPISPKGFESEEQFRKEVYNIIKKHLELSRNRGDSNVTG; from the coding sequence TTGAGCTTTCTGAAGAAGCTTGTTAGTCTACTCATAACCTTGTGGATCGCCATCATAGGCGTCCTGTATATCTGTGTGTACGGCGGACTTGTAATAATCATCGGCAGCTTAATCGGCAAATACAAAGGAAAGAAATGGAAGAAGCGGTTCATATCTCGCGAGGTTTCAAGGTTTGGAAGGGCTGCCTTCATTCTCTCCGGTTCAAGAGTTACCGTGCAGGGAAAGGAGAACGTTCCCGAGGACGGGCCGATGGTTATAGCGGCTAACCACCAGAGCGCCTTCGATATACCGTTGATACCGGGATATGTCTATCCAGGGATATCTTTCATCGCAAAAAAAGAGCTCTCGAAAGTACCGGGGATAAGCTGGTTCATAAAGGCGCTGGACGGCGTGTACATAGACCGTGGAAACAAACTCCAAACGGCCGGGGCCATGAGAAAGATCCTCAAGATTCTGAAAGAGGACGGAACAATACTGCTGTTCCCCGAAGGAACGAGGAGCGAAAGCGGAGAGCTTGGAGAATTCAAAGAGGGAAGTCTCTCAATTCCCTTCAAGCTTGGTGTCGATGTTCTTCCGGTTGCGCTGGATGGAACCGAGAAACTAATGAAGAAGAACGGCTATCTCATCACACCCTCTAGGATAAACCTCTCAATAGCCGGGCCGATTTCGCCGAAGGGTTTCGAAAGTGAAGAGCAGTTCAGAAAAGAGGTCTATAATATAATTAAGAAACACCTTGAATTATCCAGGAATCGAGGTGACTCGAATGTTACAGGTTAG
- a CDS encoding bifunctional nuclease family protein: MLQVRLRGLALDQSNSPVVILEVEKTNKGFGIWIGPFEAEALALAVSGKDFPRPLTYDLFINTVERLGASFEMAVIGDVKDNIYYASLHLKDPSGKTMIIDARPSDCLVLAVKKSFAIFVDDRVFAESSIDLDTLQPDMIGNNQEEDREGFKKFVENLDIEELKRHFKGRDEK, translated from the coding sequence ATGTTACAGGTTAGACTCAGGGGACTGGCTCTGGATCAGAGTAATTCACCGGTGGTAATACTTGAAGTGGAAAAGACGAACAAGGGATTTGGAATCTGGATTGGTCCGTTCGAAGCCGAGGCTCTGGCGCTTGCCGTTAGCGGCAAGGACTTTCCCAGACCATTGACTTACGACCTTTTCATTAACACGGTGGAACGTCTCGGGGCTTCCTTCGAGATGGCCGTAATAGGCGACGTGAAAGACAACATCTATTACGCGAGCCTTCACCTGAAGGATCCATCGGGAAAGACTATGATAATCGATGCAAGGCCTTCCGATTGCCTTGTTCTAGCAGTAAAAAAGAGCTTCGCAATTTTTGTTGACGATAGAGTCTTCGCAGAGAGTTCGATAGATCTCGATACACTTCAACCCGATATGATCGGAAACAACCAGGAAGAAGACAGGGAGGGTTTCAAAAAGTTCGTGGAGAACCTCGATATCGAAGAGTTAAAGAGGCATTTCAAGGGCAGAGACGAAAAATGA
- a CDS encoding polyprenyl synthetase family protein — MKLEKFISFFDKKLSDHLCGICSYTPFREIISYTPLVGGKRLRPYLIWELSRLTSFGSDRALKTGIAVELFHSGSLIHDDLPPIDNDDFRRGKPSNHSIFGEARAILAGDYLMLYPSKVISSLDLDHRYKERLMNLWSDVSLQVVEGEFADVTPSERTEELLSFIRRGKTASLFGFCFAAPFCVDDGSKFSEMFELGVDFGEIFQMMDDIKDATSTLQELGKTPGKDLSQDKLTLLSFRSVEQAEAMVEKRFYAFCEKITEYRDLAGELEDIFRLIARR, encoded by the coding sequence ATGAAGCTTGAAAAGTTCATATCTTTCTTCGATAAAAAACTAAGCGATCATCTCTGCGGAATTTGTAGTTACACCCCTTTTCGCGAGATAATTTCGTACACTCCTCTGGTCGGGGGAAAGAGGCTGAGGCCGTATTTGATATGGGAGCTCTCCAGGTTGACATCTTTCGGAAGCGATAGGGCTCTGAAAACCGGGATCGCCGTTGAGCTCTTTCACAGTGGGAGTTTGATACACGACGATCTTCCACCGATTGACAACGACGATTTCAGGCGCGGAAAGCCTTCCAACCATTCGATCTTCGGTGAGGCCAGGGCCATACTGGCCGGTGATTATCTGATGCTTTACCCTTCGAAGGTCATATCTTCTCTGGATCTCGATCACCGCTATAAAGAAAGGCTCATGAATTTGTGGAGCGATGTGTCGCTGCAGGTTGTCGAAGGGGAGTTTGCCGACGTCACCCCATCGGAGAGAACCGAAGAGCTTCTCTCTTTTATACGCAGGGGAAAAACCGCTTCTCTGTTCGGCTTTTGTTTCGCCGCCCCTTTCTGTGTGGATGATGGATCTAAATTTAGTGAAATGTTCGAGCTCGGTGTAGACTTTGGAGAGATCTTCCAGATGATGGACGACATAAAGGATGCAACTTCGACACTTCAGGAGCTTGGCAAGACACCCGGGAAGGATCTCTCGCAGGATAAACTAACCCTTCTCAGCTTTAGATCGGTCGAACAGGCTGAAGCGATGGTAGAGAAGAGGTTCTACGCTTTCTGCGAAAAAATAACGGAGTATCGTGATCTCGCGGGTGAATTGGAAGATATTTTCCGGCTGATAGCGAGAAGATAA
- a CDS encoding serine/threonine protein kinase, with product MILIEYYLEQGTILNRRYRINEPLGKGGFGITYLCTDLQSGERVAVKEFFPRGAERSGNDVSPVADDLKEVYYDKLSSFSEEFRIISTISNDHVVKVLDFFTENNTAYYVMEFIDGLNLKEYVKSNGIPDLKTCYRILLDILDGVDSIHDRGYIHGDLKPTNIMATDDGRIKVMDFGAACLKDAFFSFLSAKVISISYSCPEKFFASSVPDYSWDIYSIGGIMFFLLSGKDPVPATERVKGIPLEMSLISNRKARLIIEKAMSFSPKKRYRDSDKFKKALSSRFFF from the coding sequence GTGATATTAATAGAATACTACCTGGAGCAGGGAACGATTTTGAACAGACGTTACAGAATAAACGAACCTCTTGGAAAGGGCGGCTTCGGAATAACTTATCTGTGCACCGATCTTCAGAGCGGAGAAAGGGTCGCCGTGAAGGAATTCTTTCCCAGAGGTGCGGAGAGGAGCGGTAACGATGTGAGTCCCGTTGCCGACGACTTGAAGGAGGTCTATTACGACAAACTCTCGTCCTTTTCCGAAGAGTTCAGGATAATCTCCACCATAAGCAACGACCACGTTGTGAAGGTTCTGGATTTCTTCACGGAGAATAACACGGCGTACTATGTAATGGAGTTTATAGATGGTTTGAACCTCAAAGAATATGTTAAAAGCAACGGAATACCCGACCTGAAAACATGTTACAGAATCTTGCTTGACATCCTGGACGGCGTGGATTCTATTCACGACAGGGGGTACATACACGGTGATCTCAAGCCCACAAACATCATGGCCACGGACGATGGGAGGATAAAGGTCATGGATTTTGGCGCCGCATGTCTCAAGGATGCCTTCTTCTCTTTTCTTTCTGCCAAGGTTATTTCGATAAGCTATTCATGTCCCGAGAAATTCTTCGCTTCGTCTGTACCTGATTATTCCTGGGATATTTATTCCATAGGAGGCATAATGTTCTTTCTTCTGAGTGGCAAAGACCCAGTTCCAGCCACGGAAAGGGTCAAGGGAATTCCTCTCGAAATGAGCCTCATATCAAACAGAAAGGCCAGGCTGATTATTGAGAAAGCGATGTCCTTCTCTCCAAAAAAAAGATACCGTGACTCCGACAAATTCAAAAAGGCCTTAAGCAGCCGTTTTTTCTTTTAA
- a CDS encoding PHP domain-containing protein, translating into MLVDLHCHSDRSDGTDPVRSLVNKACEKGIKILSVTDHDTVAAQNDARVFAESKGITYVSGLEISCDYHETLDILGYGYDLDLDYLEKTLSRLRDMRDDRNGQILRKLRELGISLDERELEENFPGESLGRPHIANLLTKKGYVSSMEEAFRLYIGRGAAAFVEKGKLEIGRSIELIISGGGVPVLAHPISLKLDLHELKEMIRKLKNLGLEGIEVFYKEYDQDLKKELLAIAREMDLILTGGSDYHGEHKAHLDLGIELPDELASNFLEYLNRRRRPSR; encoded by the coding sequence ATGTTGGTAGATCTACACTGTCATTCCGATCGTTCAGACGGCACAGATCCTGTCCGATCTCTGGTCAATAAAGCCTGTGAGAAGGGGATTAAGATCCTATCAGTAACTGATCATGACACAGTTGCTGCCCAGAATGACGCCAGGGTTTTCGCTGAATCGAAAGGAATAACCTATGTCAGCGGACTAGAAATAAGTTGCGATTATCATGAAACTCTCGACATTCTCGGATACGGGTACGATCTGGACCTCGATTATCTCGAGAAGACTCTTTCCCGACTGAGGGATATGAGAGACGATCGCAACGGTCAAATTCTGAGAAAGCTTCGAGAACTCGGCATCTCTCTCGATGAGAGAGAACTTGAGGAGAACTTTCCCGGCGAAAGCTTGGGAAGGCCCCACATAGCAAACCTGTTGACTAAAAAAGGCTACGTCTCCTCTATGGAGGAGGCCTTTCGCCTCTACATAGGCAGAGGTGCCGCTGCCTTTGTCGAAAAAGGAAAACTCGAGATAGGTCGATCGATAGAACTCATAATTTCCGGTGGCGGGGTTCCCGTTCTGGCACATCCCATATCTTTAAAACTAGACTTGCATGAACTGAAAGAGATGATCCGCAAACTTAAAAACCTCGGGCTCGAGGGTATTGAGGTATTTTACAAAGAGTACGATCAAGATCTCAAGAAGGAACTCTTAGCCATTGCCCGTGAGATGGATCTGATACTGACTGGGGGCAGCGACTACCATGGCGAACACAAAGCCCATCTGGATCTGGGAATCGAGTTGCCCGATGAGCTGGCGTCGAATTTTCTGGAATATCTCAACCGCCGACGACGGCCTTCAAGATGA
- a CDS encoding MoaD/ThiS family protein: MKVEYADGFLSLEGEMTAHELLDRLGLDFEDHLVIKDGSLVPLEEKIEDSSSVIILKAVVGG, from the coding sequence ATGAAAGTGGAGTACGCCGACGGTTTCCTTTCACTGGAAGGGGAAATGACCGCTCACGAGTTGCTTGATCGGTTGGGATTGGATTTTGAAGATCATCTGGTCATAAAAGATGGTTCTCTGGTACCACTTGAAGAGAAGATCGAAGATTCTTCAAGCGTAATCATCTTGAAGGCCGTCGTCGGCGGTTGA
- a CDS encoding bifunctional enoyl-CoA hydratase/phosphate acetyltransferase yields MKNFSDLIRLAKGREPKRVVLIGSEDREGVKALKLAVEEGIALPIFVGDEKRTSQILSEEGLEIEVIPAYSSDEACEKGVKLVRQGRADIVMKGLVKTSTLLKAVLNKEWGLRSGKVLSHIAALDVPSIDRIVFVTDGGMIIKPDLQTKVSIIENAVKFLRSIGYEKPKVALITAVEVVNDEMPETLDAAVIAKMAQRGQISSCEVDGPLGLDNALSLEAAKIKNVTGPVAGMADLLVVPEIAAGNFLGKSAVYLAGGTIAGLVVGAIAPIVIVSRADSASSKLASIALASLSTGGNP; encoded by the coding sequence ATGAAGAACTTCTCGGATCTGATCCGCCTTGCAAAAGGCAGAGAACCAAAGAGAGTAGTTCTCATCGGTTCGGAAGATCGAGAAGGTGTCAAGGCTCTTAAATTGGCAGTCGAAGAGGGTATCGCACTGCCGATCTTCGTTGGTGACGAGAAGCGGACCTCGCAGATCCTCTCCGAAGAAGGGCTAGAAATAGAAGTGATCCCCGCTTACAGCAGCGATGAGGCCTGTGAGAAGGGAGTGAAACTCGTACGACAGGGCCGGGCCGATATAGTCATGAAGGGACTCGTAAAGACTTCCACACTTCTGAAGGCCGTTCTAAACAAAGAGTGGGGATTGCGTTCGGGAAAGGTTTTGAGCCATATCGCCGCACTCGACGTACCTTCAATCGACAGGATTGTCTTCGTCACGGACGGGGGAATGATAATAAAGCCCGACCTCCAGACGAAGGTCTCGATAATCGAAAATGCTGTCAAGTTTTTGAGATCCATCGGTTATGAGAAACCGAAGGTGGCACTGATAACGGCCGTGGAAGTTGTAAACGATGAGATGCCTGAAACTCTAGATGCGGCCGTTATAGCCAAGATGGCTCAAAGGGGACAGATATCCAGTTGCGAAGTGGACGGCCCGCTTGGCCTCGATAACGCTCTGTCTCTAGAAGCGGCGAAGATAAAAAACGTAACAGGTCCGGTCGCCGGTATGGCCGACCTTCTGGTGGTTCCAGAAATAGCTGCCGGAAATTTTCTCGGCAAATCGGCCGTCTACCTCGCCGGGGGTACCATCGCCGGCCTGGTCGTGGGCGCCATCGCTCCCATAGTTATAGTCTCAAGGGCCGACTCGGCTTCTTCTAAGCTAGCTTCCATAGCTCTGGCAAGCCTTTCTACGGGGGGTAATCCATGA